One window of uncultured Trichococcus sp. genomic DNA carries:
- a CDS encoding ABC transporter ATP-binding protein: MLNLENINFCYQKTKPVLSNINWQIEDGECWGVLGHNGAGKTTLSYLVMGLISSENGIIHNTFDHYEYLPEFGGYYNYLTVSQNFMFKASLLKMDLTEDTLNALLRKIGLHKYKNELANRLSQGLKKRVAIGLMLISDADLYYFDEPTNGLDPEMLTILRGIINDLNNQRKTVIINSHNLEFIQEVTSNVLIINEGRITFNGVIDNIDINKLYMEKAGESVE, encoded by the coding sequence ATGCTTAATTTAGAAAATATCAATTTTTGTTATCAAAAAACGAAACCTGTTTTATCCAATATTAATTGGCAGATTGAAGACGGTGAATGCTGGGGAGTATTAGGACACAATGGTGCCGGGAAAACAACGCTCAGTTACTTGGTGATGGGATTAATTTCATCAGAAAATGGCATTATTCACAATACATTTGATCATTATGAATACTTGCCTGAGTTTGGGGGATACTACAATTACCTTACGGTTTCACAAAATTTTATGTTTAAAGCCTCCCTGTTAAAAATGGATTTAACAGAAGATACGCTCAATGCTCTTCTTAGAAAAATAGGACTGCATAAATATAAAAATGAATTGGCTAACCGGTTATCTCAAGGGTTAAAAAAAAGAGTTGCAATTGGTCTGATGTTGATCAGCGATGCGGATCTTTACTATTTTGACGAACCAACAAATGGGTTGGATCCGGAAATGTTAACAATCCTTAGGGGAATAATAAATGATTTAAATAATCAAAGAAAAACTGTCATTATCAACAGCCATAATCTTGAGTTTATCCAAGAGGTTACTTCAAATGTTTTGATTATCAATGAAGGTCGCATAACTTTCAATGGTGTCATTGATAATATTGATATTAATAAATTATACATGGAGAAGGCTGGTGAAAGTGTTGAATAA
- a CDS encoding metallopeptidase TldD-related protein, producing the protein MTFQYSHKVIINLSKYGITKDIVPLYKTKKNSFLDCESDTLVKNYFSMGLEYLDENILKLKKFLESIDIEIKVFIFIKNEDLLFGSISESRQVSYFRLILLSGNIVSYEDYAIDKIFDLDGFKKLVYSKRKEFNEIISLSEIKNINIYDYDIVFPPGIGGYFIHETVGHLLEEDNLSLYKKDEQVYCEFLSVTDDISGVENVVGLNKLDDLGIEISKLELVKNGKIIDSMRVNNGFARKENLSFNAIPRMRCTFVENSNNFKFSLNDKYQKYIKIQQIFGGGVDVRTGDYQLLTEAFYMITVFLSQE; encoded by the coding sequence ATGACCTTTCAATATTCTCACAAGGTAATAATTAATCTGTCTAAGTACGGTATCACAAAAGATATTGTACCCTTGTATAAAACAAAAAAAAACAGCTTTTTAGATTGTGAATCTGATACCTTAGTAAAAAATTATTTTTCTATGGGACTAGAGTATCTTGACGAAAATATTTTAAAGTTAAAAAAGTTTCTTGAGAGTATAGATATAGAAATAAAAGTGTTTATCTTTATTAAGAATGAAGACTTATTATTTGGAAGTATTTCAGAGAGTAGACAAGTATCATATTTTAGATTGATTTTATTGTCCGGCAATATAGTTTCATATGAAGATTATGCAATTGATAAAATTTTTGATTTAGATGGTTTTAAGAAATTAGTTTATTCTAAAAGAAAAGAGTTTAATGAAATAATCTCATTAAGCGAAATAAAAAATATTAATATTTATGATTATGATATAGTGTTCCCTCCAGGAATAGGTGGATATTTTATTCATGAAACGGTAGGTCATTTATTGGAAGAAGATAATCTATCCCTTTATAAAAAAGATGAACAAGTATATTGTGAATTTCTATCTGTAACAGATGATATCAGTGGGGTGGAAAATGTTGTAGGATTGAACAAATTAGATGATTTAGGAATTGAAATTTCAAAATTAGAATTGGTAAAAAATGGTAAGATAATTGATTCTATGAGGGTAAATAATGGCTTTGCTAGAAAAGAAAATTTATCATTTAATGCAATACCTAGAATGCGGTGTACGTTTGTTGAAAATTCTAATAACTTTAAATTTAGTTTAAATGATAAATATCAAAAATACATAAAAATACAACAAATTTTTGGGGGTGGTGTCGATGTTAGAACAGGTGATTACCAACTTCTTACAGAGGCATTTTATATGATAACTGTATTCCTGTCGCAAGAATAG